In Ferroplasma sp., a single window of DNA contains:
- a CDS encoding ribbon-helix-helix domain-containing protein, translating to MSVPYRITIRVSEDLIDQLQEIVEKNHYSSISEAIRLAISEFISKNHANSTSKVDLKLPRNIYAELEEEVNNGNAISVNDLIRFILREYAKGKTKN from the coding sequence ATGTCCGTACCTTACAGAATTACAATCAGGGTCTCTGAGGATTTAATTGACCAGTTACAGGAAATTGTAGAGAAAAATCATTATAGCAGTATTTCTGAAGCCATTAGACTTGCTATTAGCGAATTTATATCAAAGAACCATGCAAATTCAACAAGCAAGGTAGATTTAAAACTTCCCCGTAATATTTATGCTGAACTGGAAGAGGAGGTCAATAATGGAAATGCCATATCTGTTAACGACCTTATACGTTTTATTTTGAGGGAATATGCAAAGGGAAAAACAAAAAACTAA
- a CDS encoding DUF427 domain-containing protein, producing the protein MNEINYENHGHHIRVSPLKGNIKITLDGNTLGESTNALELKEDGYEDSYYIPLRDIRAELIKTETITVCPYKGKTTYYSIKLNNRIIKDALWQYSDPKPEFVELNDYVSFYMKNFNGIKISIR; encoded by the coding sequence ATGAATGAGATAAATTATGAAAATCATGGCCACCACATTAGGGTATCCCCATTGAAGGGTAATATAAAAATAACGCTGGATGGCAATACTCTGGGGGAATCTACAAACGCTCTGGAGTTGAAGGAGGATGGATATGAAGATTCGTACTATATCCCCTTGAGGGATATCAGAGCCGAACTCATCAAGACAGAAACTATAACAGTCTGCCCCTATAAGGGGAAGACCACATATTACTCCATTAAGCTAAACAATAGAATAATAAAAGACGCTTTATGGCAGTATTCGGATCCAAAACCGGAATTTGTAGAACTGAATGATTACGTTTCCTTTTACATGAAAAATTTTAATGGTATAAAAATTAGCATTAGATAA
- a CDS encoding alanyl-tRNA editing protein yields MITEEIFLKDSYLKECDGKVLMCEFTDLTVDKTIFFPTMLGQQNDKGEIVIDGKTFGIVDVWTDGDYIHLISLDTYPENIVGKTISQKLDWDVRHIHMRFRTAMFIISGLAYKFYNAKSRISQTYDDRAWVDIYIDDINEDIVNKIAEEANKIVKQNVPVKIEYMGSNEFPREKQRMSYSTGQLPDDEELRVINISGLPLQSDYGLYVANTGEVGEIEVKSSMVKGKVDKRLTITLK; encoded by the coding sequence ATGATAACAGAGGAGATATTCTTAAAAGATTCATACTTAAAAGAATGCGATGGTAAAGTCTTAATGTGCGAATTTACCGATCTTACAGTGGATAAAACAATATTTTTCCCCACTATGCTTGGACAGCAAAACGATAAGGGAGAAATCGTAATTGATGGTAAAACCTTCGGAATAGTAGATGTGTGGACTGATGGTGATTACATACACCTCATTTCACTTGATACATACCCGGAAAATATTGTTGGCAAGACAATAAGCCAGAAACTTGACTGGGATGTGAGGCATATACATATGAGATTCAGGACGGCAATGTTCATTATATCAGGACTTGCATACAAATTTTACAATGCGAAATCCAGAATAAGCCAGACATATGACGATAGGGCATGGGTTGACATTTACATAGATGATATAAATGAGGATATTGTAAATAAAATTGCGGAGGAAGCCAACAAAATAGTAAAGCAGAATGTGCCTGTCAAGATCGAATATATGGGTTCAAATGAATTCCCCCGGGAAAAACAGAGGATGAGCTATTCTACAGGGCAGCTCCCTGATGATGAAGAATTGAGGGTTATAAATATTTCAGGATTGCCACTTCAGTCAGATTACGGCCTTTATGTTGCAAACACTGGAGAAGTTGGAGAAATAGAGGTGAAGAGCTCAATGGTCAAGGGCAAGGTTGATAAAAGACTTACGATTACATTAAAATAA
- a CDS encoding APC family permease, translating into MVDSLRKNILGTNRLIWQGWGMTAPAADIAYLLGGIALVALGATPLSILIGFLIYLAILNTSYRFSKKYVSAGSDFTYVGKSIGGFMATFEGWNLFFGTMFAFAGFGMLGLAGFFDIFDSGVITRGYWIPIVIALNFITFYILYRGIKFSTTYQIVTGIAEFSILIAGGIGLVILAGKNNTLDVFSPFIASGGISGFLHSLTLSVVTFIGLSIALTAISEEAHIPKKTVPKSLLISSMIIGVTIVFLAYAMTVAWGPSRMLSFGNSVDNGLVLFREISPVMFILLFIFTVNSFMGNNISMGTSMTRIFYAFSRDSIIFPKAFSRTDRNGTPRNTTYLILAISLFLSITFGIIFGPIDGGYVLLFADAFFSFLIRSISSGSLIISTFRDGKMKAGALLGYLIIPVISIGALLAVLASNFFPLPVYPYNAASVLAIVIIAAVFVITLFTWIKNPETVKKAGSTSLEEITETSID; encoded by the coding sequence ATGGTAGATAGCCTCAGGAAAAACATTCTGGGAACAAATAGACTTATATGGCAGGGATGGGGAATGACCGCACCTGCTGCTGATATTGCGTACCTCCTTGGTGGAATTGCACTTGTGGCACTTGGAGCCACCCCACTTTCAATACTTATTGGATTTCTTATATACCTGGCAATCCTGAATACGTCATATAGATTCTCGAAAAAATACGTATCTGCAGGAAGTGATTTCACATATGTGGGCAAAAGCATAGGAGGTTTCATGGCAACCTTTGAGGGCTGGAATTTATTCTTCGGTACCATGTTTGCCTTTGCAGGATTCGGAATGCTGGGGCTTGCCGGATTTTTTGACATATTTGATAGCGGGGTAATTACCAGAGGATATTGGATTCCAATAGTTATTGCACTGAATTTCATAACGTTTTACATACTTTACAGGGGGATAAAATTCTCAACAACATACCAGATAGTAACTGGAATAGCAGAATTTTCCATTCTAATAGCCGGCGGGATAGGCCTGGTAATACTTGCCGGAAAGAACAATACACTGGATGTATTTTCACCCTTTATCGCAAGTGGCGGGATTTCTGGATTTTTACATTCCCTGACCCTCTCCGTGGTAACGTTCATAGGACTCTCAATTGCACTTACTGCCATATCAGAGGAGGCACATATACCGAAGAAAACTGTGCCAAAATCCCTTTTAATCTCTTCAATGATAATAGGGGTCACAATAGTATTCCTGGCATATGCCATGACTGTGGCTTGGGGGCCGTCCAGAATGCTTTCATTCGGCAACTCTGTGGATAATGGCCTTGTGTTGTTCAGGGAAATTAGCCCGGTGATGTTTATCCTGCTCTTTATTTTCACAGTTAACAGCTTCATGGGAAACAATATATCCATGGGGACCTCCATGACAAGAATATTCTACGCTTTTTCAAGGGATAGCATAATATTCCCAAAGGCATTTTCAAGGACAGATAGAAATGGGACTCCAAGAAATACAACCTATCTTATTCTGGCAATATCCCTGTTCCTAAGTATAACATTCGGGATCATTTTTGGGCCAATAGACGGTGGCTATGTTCTCCTTTTTGCAGATGCCTTCTTCTCCTTCCTTATAAGATCCATATCTTCAGGAAGCCTTATAATATCAACATTCCGTGATGGAAAAATGAAAGCTGGAGCCCTTCTCGGGTATCTGATAATACCTGTTATATCCATAGGCGCACTTCTAGCAGTTCTTGCCTCAAACTTTTTCCCGCTACCTGTGTATCCTTATAATGCAGCCTCTGTATTGGCAATAGTTATTATCGCTGCAGTATTTGTAATTACTTTATTTACCTGGATAAAGAATCCGGAGACTGTAAAGAAAGCCGGATCAACAAGCTTAGAGGAAATAACTGAAACTTCTATAGACTGA
- a CDS encoding zinc ribbon domain-containing protein, translated as MNELELINKMNRGLSYIGMAISGIAFLFTLPFLFKDFSTIPGMSGLYFYLDVTITPSMAYSFMALGIILIVISFSPLFYDKIKSSSFDKTNNTYYFSALSVYIAILVFSSVLVEIFDPSIAVSPVSSMPLGKQNFIYMMGSVFQVLIFELVPLSILIIIFLAISKQLKISSFLEPYNHIKRFTVLFMLIAAAVAVLITDYNIYNSILIYVSTLALSFIYIRYGFLRSMLASFVSSYVDFTLTAFSGNAIITSATSVFLFIWAFAGLYSFTFYMVQRQKSGNSNNSNENKNNEEAPEPENKATPEPRVPPDELWIRSACPNCGNVEYKVNDDMSLECTKCGQKLDSDYTGPYNIIISNVLGRRQP; from the coding sequence ATGAATGAGCTGGAATTAATAAATAAAATGAACAGGGGGCTTTCCTATATAGGTATGGCTATATCTGGAATAGCATTCCTGTTTACACTGCCTTTTCTATTTAAGGATTTCAGTACCATACCGGGGATGTCCGGCCTTTATTTTTACCTGGATGTAACAATCACGCCTTCCATGGCATATTCTTTCATGGCACTCGGAATAATATTAATTGTAATTTCATTTTCACCATTGTTTTATGATAAAATAAAATCCTCCAGCTTTGATAAAACGAATAATACCTACTATTTTTCCGCGCTTTCTGTTTACATAGCAATCCTGGTATTTTCCTCCGTGCTTGTGGAAATATTCGATCCATCCATTGCCGTTAGTCCAGTTTCCTCTATGCCACTGGGAAAGCAGAATTTTATCTATATGATGGGATCAGTATTTCAGGTGCTTATTTTTGAACTGGTGCCCCTGTCGATTCTTATTATTATATTTTTAGCCATCTCAAAACAGTTGAAAATATCATCCTTTCTGGAGCCATATAACCACATAAAACGGTTCACCGTGCTATTTATGCTTATTGCCGCAGCAGTTGCAGTTCTGATTACAGATTATAATATTTATAATTCTATTCTTATATATGTATCAACACTGGCCCTCAGCTTCATATACATAAGATACGGCTTTTTACGATCCATGCTGGCCAGTTTTGTATCCTCATATGTGGATTTTACACTGACGGCTTTCAGCGGAAATGCAATAATTACATCGGCTACTTCTGTATTCCTTTTCATATGGGCATTTGCAGGCCTCTATAGTTTTACATTTTACATGGTACAGAGGCAGAAAAGCGGAAATAGCAATAACAGCAATGAGAATAAAAATAATGAGGAAGCACCTGAACCTGAAAATAAGGCTACACCTGAGCCAAGGGTGCCACCGGACGAACTGTGGATCAGGAGTGCATGTCCAAACTGCGGGAATGTGGAATACAAAGTCAATGATGATATGTCCCTTGAGTGCACAAAGTGTGGCCAGAAGCTGGACAGCGACTATACTGGTCCGTATAATATAATCATAAGCAACGTCCTGGGCAGAAGGCAGCCATAA